Proteins encoded within one genomic window of Brassica rapa cultivar Chiifu-401-42 chromosome A09, CAAS_Brap_v3.01, whole genome shotgun sequence:
- the LOC108869692 gene encoding LOW QUALITY PROTEIN: putative F-box protein At3g58820 (The sequence of the model RefSeq protein was modified relative to this genomic sequence to represent the inferred CDS: deleted 2 bases in 1 codon), whose product FPNVGKLMNGIRNIKYVDLEPDTLEVLSLCCESMPVFNNLKSLRIKSDKKRGWQAMPVLLRNCPRLDILVLERYNGLLHHVTDKCGDACDCYFREDKGLSLESCPVTMLEIQGFLGTMKEMALIKHFLDNFECLKEMEIFVEEDEPTELRVPEVAMLIPQMIEVYNSLSSCNVQLLVSDYLSKKWAAKGRL is encoded by the exons TTTCCAAATGTGGGAAAACTCATGAACGGCATAAGAAATATTAAGTATGTTGACTTAGAACCAGATACCCTAGAG gTGCTTTCTCTATGTTGTGAATCGATGCCGGTCTTCAACAATCTCAAGTCTTTACGTATTAAGAGTGACAAGAAACGTGGATGGCAAGCAATGCCGGTTCTTCTAAGGAATTGTCCACGTTTAGATATCCTGGTCCTTGAGAGGTATAAT GGTCTCTTGCACCATGTGACAGATAAATGTGGGGATGCTTGTGACTGC TATTTTCGGGAAGACAAAGGTCTTTCTCTCGAATCTTGTCCCGTGACAATGTTGGAGATTCAAGGGTTTCTTGGAACAATGAAAGAGATGGCATTGATAAAGCATTTCTTGGACAACTTTGAGTGTTTGAAGGAGATGGAGATCTTTGTTGAAGAGGATGAACCTACAGAGCTCAGAGTGCCTGAAGTGGCCATGCTTATCCCGCAGATGATAGAAGTGTACAACAGCTTATCAAGCTGCAATGTCCAGCTCCTGGTGAGTGATTACTTGTCTAAGAAGTGGGCTGCAAAAGGACGCCTTTGA
- the LOC103841761 gene encoding probable pectinesterase/pectinesterase inhibitor 35, translating to MATTSSSLPNHKFRIKLLFILTLNLFFLHTSVFANSSKFSKFSRHPNSESSSRRTKHSTSDDEFLNSVQRSLEHALLAHSLALSLTLSHRTAQSVMLDPVNDCLELLDDTIDMLSRIVTKPKDHVNDDDVHTWLSAALTNQETCKQSLSEKTSLNRDGITIDSVARNLTGLLTKSLDMFVSTSRPETSGRKLLSRQDFPTWVSSSDRRLLEASVEELRPHAVVAADGSGTHMSVGEALASLEKGSGRSVIHLTAGTYKENLNIPSKQKNVMLVGDGKGKTVIVGSRSNRGGFNTYKSATVAAMGDGFIARDITFVNSAGPNAEQAVALRVGSDRSVVYRCSIDGYQDTLYTLSKRQFYRETDISGTVDFIFGNSAVVLQSCNIVSRKGSSDENYVTAQGRSDPNQNTGISIHNCRITGSTGTYLGRPWKQYSRTVVMQSFLDGSIHPSGWSPWSSSNSLKSLFYGEFGNSGPGSSVSGRVDWPGYHPALTLTEAQGFTVSGFIDGSSWLPSTGVVFDSGLL from the exons ATGGCAACTACGTCATCTTCGTTACCAAATCATAAGTTCCGGATCAAACTTTTGTTCATTCTGACATTAAACCTCTTTTTTCTTCATACTTCAGTGTTTGCAAATTCATCAAAATTCTCCAAATTCTCAAGACACCCAAACTCCGAGTCATCATCAAGAAGAACCAAACATTCAACTTCTGACGATGAGTTTCTCAACTCAGTCCAACGCAGCTTGGAACACGCTCTCTTAGCTCACTCCCTCGCCTTAAGTCTCACGCTCTCACACCGTACAGCTCAATCGGTCATGCTTGATCCTGTCAACGACTGTCTTGAGCTGCTAGACGACACAATCGACATGTTGTCTCGCATCGTCACCAAGCCTAAAGATCACGTCAATGATGATGATGTCCATACTTGGCTAAGCGCAGCGTTGACTAATCAAGAGACTTGTAAGCAAAGCCTCAGTGAGAAAACAAGCCTCAACAGAGACGGAATCACGATAGATTCCGTCGCAAGAAACCTCACCGGTTTACTCACCAAATCGCTAGACATGTTCGTTTCCACGTCCAGACCTGAAACAAGTGGCCGTAAACTACTGTCCCGTCAGGATTTTCCCACGTGGGTTTCTTCGTCGGACCGGAGGCTCTTAGAAGCTTCGGTGGAAGAGCTGAGACCTCACGCGGTGGTGGCTGCCGACGGGAGCGGGACACATATGAGCGTAGGAGAAGCGTTGGCGTCTTTGGAGAAGGGGAGTGGCAGAAGCGTAATTCACTTAACCGCTGGAACGTATAAAGAGAATCTCAATATTCCGAGCAAACAGAAGAACGTCATGCTTGTTGGTGACGGAAAGGGCAAGACAGTCATTGTCGGTAGCAGAAGTAACAGAGGCGGGTTTAATACTTACAAAAGCGCCACTGTCG CTGCCATGGGAGATGGATTCATAGCTCGGGACATAACATTCGTGAATAGCGCCGGACCAAACGCGGAGCAAGCGGTAGCATTACGGGTCGGGTCAGACAGATCCGTTGTATACCGATGCTCCATCGATGGGTACCAAGACACACTCTACACTCTCTCCAAACGACAGTTCTATCGAGAAACCGACATCTCCGGCACCGTCGATTTCATCTTCGGAAACTCCGCCGTCGTGCTCCAAAGCTGTAACATCGTGTCCCGAAAAGGCTCCTCCGATGAGAACTACGTCACGGCCCAAGGACGGTCCGACCCGAATCAGAATACCGGGATTTCGATTCATAATTGCAGAATTACCGGTTCGACCGGGACTTATTTGGGTCGGCCGTGGAAGCAGTACTCGAGGACAGTTGTGATGCAATCGTTTTTGGACGGTTCGATTCATCCTTCGGGTTGGTCTCCTTGGTCGAGTAGTAATTCTCTGAAGAGTCTGTTTTACGGAGAGTTTGGTAACTCGGGTCCTGGGTCCtcggtttcgggtcgggttGATTGGCCTGGGTACCACCCTGCGTTGACGTTGACTGAAGCTCAAGGGTTTACGGTTTCGGGTTTCATTGACGGAAGTTCATGGTTGCCGTCAACCGGTGTTGTCTTTGACTCTGGGCTTTTATAA
- the LOC103841762 gene encoding uncharacterized protein LOC103841762: protein MLGKQLWRLIEKPNTLFSRVFKGRYFRHVSPLEPIRSYSPSYGWRSIVSARSLVSKGLIKRVGTGSSISVWNDPWLPTTRPRPANKNQHHLYPDLTVASLIDPTSRQWNSQVLRDLVDPHDVKIIESIPLSRHQMVDRDGWHFTHNGKFTVKSGYQVERIYPDRERPPLLMGPTVDVLKAFCWKIRCPPKIKHFLWQLVSGCVAVKKNLKARGMQGEIGCARCGAEEESINHVFFECPPARRVWALSKIPTNPAVFPTSSLFTNMDHLFWRIVPQMEDHQFAWILWYIWKGRNNKVFSNLDMDPKDTLKLAETESTLWAEAQLLNEQRTVTQVQVTSHPSIPGRWCFTDGSWKEGDTFSGQGWFSSLEGFEGLMGARNVRATLTPLHAEMEVLLWAMECMRNLRQFQVTFATDCSQLVKMVSEPEEWPAFASYLVDIQNLKESFIRSEIIHVPRTQNTKADSLARSARIQPSFVVHMDQHLPIWFSGSI, encoded by the coding sequence ATGCTTGGTAAGCAGTTATGGAGGCTGATAGAAAAGCCAAACACTTTATTCTCTAGAGTTTTCAAGGGGAGGTATTTTCGGCATGTCTCACCTCTTGAACCGATCCGTTCATACTCTCCGTCCTATGGTTGGAGGAGTATTGTATCTGCTAGATCTTTggtaagcaaaggactaatcaaacggGTGGGAACAGGATCTTCTATATCAGTATGGAACGATccttggctcccaaccactcgcccgagaccagccaaTAAAAATCAACATCATTTGTATCCCGATCTCACAGTGGCTTCACTTATTGATCCCACTTCGCGACAATGGAATTCGCAGGTCCTACGGGATTTGGTAGATCCTCACGATGTGAAAATCATAGAAAGTATACCACTGAGCAGACATCAGATGGTCGATAGAGACGGATGGCATTTCACACACAATGGAAAATTCACGGTTAAATCAGGATACCAGGTGGAGCGAATTTATCCGGACAGAGAACGACCACCATTATTGATGGGACCAACAGTTGACGTTCTGAAGGCTTTTTGTTGGAAAATCAGGTGTccaccaaaaataaaacattttctttgGCAATTGGTTTCAGGGTGTGTGGCAGTTAAGAAGAATCTGAAGGCGCGAGGAATGCAAGGTGAGATAGGTTGTGCAAGATGTGGAGCGGAGGAGGAATCGATTaatcatgtattttttgaatgtcctccagcacgtCGGGTTTGGGCTCTTTCCAAGATTCCAACAAATCCAGCCGTCTTCCCAACGAGTTCTCTTTTTACGaacatggatcatcttttttggcGGATTGTCCCGcagatggaggatcatcagtttgcttggatactatggtatatttggaaaggaaGAAATAATAAGGTCTTTAGTAATTTGGATATGGATCCTAAGGATACTCTTAAGTTGGCAGAAACGGAATCGACACTCTGGGCAGAGGCACAACTTTTGAATGAACAGAGAACGGTAACACAGGTACAGGTTACGTCTCATCCATCAATTCCCGGAcgatggtgttttacagatggCTCGTGGAAAGAGGGTGATACTTTCTCTGGTCAAGGTTGGTTTAGTTCTTTAGAAGGCTTTGAGGGACTGATGGGCGCAAGGAACGTCCGGGCTACTTTAACCCCCTTGCATGCAGAGATGGAGGTGCTATTATGGGCTATGGAATGTATGCGAAATTTAAGACAATTTCAGGTtacatttgcaacggattgttctcaattggtgaagatggtttcggaaccagaagaatggccagcttttgcaagttatttggtaGATATTCAGAACCTGAAGGAGAGTTTTATACGATCAGAGATCATTCATGTACCAAGAACGCAAAATACgaaggcggatagtctagcacgcagTGCCAGGATTcagccgtctttcgtcgttcacatggatcaacatCTCCCAATTTGGTTTTCagggtcaatatga
- the LOC103841765 gene encoding pentatricopeptide repeat-containing protein At3g59040 — MSQTVIFKPFVSVPSSNHRERKLQNNSINVGVKIQNRFRVVCMGMLAPRKFLQKRRKMEVFKDAADEVDQKRWRGLMLEIESAGSAVSVLRQYKTDGDQGLPRDLVLGTLVRFKQLKKWNLVSEILEWLRYQNWWNFSEMDFLMLITAYGKLGNFNGAERVLSVLSKMGSSPNVISYTALMESYGRGGKCNNAEAIFRRMQSSGPEPSAVTYQIILKTFVEGNKFKEAEEVFETLLDEKISPLKPDQKMYHMMIYMYKKAGNYEKARKVFSSMAEKGVPKSTVTYNSLMSFETNYKEVSKIYDQMQRSDIQPDVVSYALLIKAYGRARREEEALSVFEEMLDAGVRPTHKAYNILLDAFAISGMVEQAKTVFKSMRRDRFYPDLCSYTTMLSAYVNASDMEGAEKFFKRIKVDGFEPNIVTYGTMIKGYAKANDLDKVMEVYEKMRLSGIKANQTILTTIMDASGRCKDFGSALSWYKEMESCGVPPDQKAKNVLLSLASSQDELEEAKEVTGLVDEKTTSLAGVDGTDDDDDDEDNYITSSDEDEDDLEEAKEVTGLIDEKTTILAGVYRTDDDDDEDNYITSSDEDEDEDEDEEEDDDVDGAKETVLYDKAQEGSLAYVGSQTEELVEL; from the exons ATGTCACAAACTGTAATTTTCAAGCCGTTCGTCTCAGTTCCATCAAGTAATCACAG AGAGAGGAAACTACAGAACAATAGTATTAATGTTGGTGTTAAAATCCAAAACCGGTTCAGAGTTGTTTGTATGGGGATGCTTGCCCCAAGGAAGTTTTTGCAAAAGAGGAGGAAGATGGAGGTTTTCAAAGATGCAGCAGATGAGGTTGATCAGAAGAGATGGAGAGGGCTAATGTTAGAGATCGAATCGGCTGGTTCTGCAGTTTCTGTCCTTAGGCAGTACAAAACTGACGGTGACCAAGGTCTTCCCAGGGACCTTGTTTTGGGTACTTTGGTTAGGTTCAAGCAGCTAAAGAAATGGAACCTCGTCAGTGAG ATTCTTGAATGGCTTAGATACCAAAACTGGTGGAACTTCAGTGAAATGGACTTTCTGATGCTCATCACAGCTTACGGGAAGCTAGGAAACTTCAACGGAGCCGAGAGGGTTTTAAGCGTACTAAGCAAGATGGGATCGAGTCCAAACGTGATCTCCTACACCGCTCTCATGGAGTCTTACGGAAGAGGAGGCAAATGCAACAACGCTGAAGCCATATTCAGGAGGATGCAGTCCTCAGGGCCAGAGCCTTCTGCTGTGACTTATCAGATCATACTCAAGACGTTCGTGGAAGGGAACAAGTTTAAAGAAGCTGAAGAGGTTTTCGAGACTCTTTTAGATGAGAAGATATCTCCGTTGAAGCCGGATCAGAAGATGTATCACATGATGATATACATGTACAAGAAGGCTGGAAACTATGAGAAGGCTAGAAAAGTGTTTTCTTCAATGGCAGAGAAAGGAGTTCCAAAGTCTACTGTTACTTACAATAGTCTTATGTCCTTTGAAACTAACTATAAAGAAGTGTCAAAGATCTATGACCAG ATGCAAAGATCTGATATTCAACCTGACGTTGTAAGTTATGCTTTGCTTATCAAAGCATATGGAAGAGCAAGGAGAGAGGAGGAAGCTTTATCTGTTTTTGAAGAGATGCTTGATGCTGGTGTAAG GCCAACGCATAAAGCTTATAACATTTTGCTTGATGCATTTGCTATTTCTGGAATGGTGGAGCAAGCAAAGACCGTTTTTAAAAGCATGCGACGGGACAG ATTTTATCCGGATCTCTGCTCTTACACAACAATGTTATCAGCGTATGTAAACGCTTCAGACATGGAGGGTGCTGAGAAATTCTTCAAGAGGATAAAAGTAGATGGTTTTGAGCCGAATATAGTAACCTATGGGACAATGATAAAAGGTTATGCCAAAGCAAACGATCTTGATAAGGTTATGGAGGTATATGAGAAAATGAGGTTAAGTGGCATCAAAGCGAACCAAACCATCTTAACAACGATCATGGATGCGTCTGGGAGGTGCAAGGATTTTGGGAGCGCTCTTAGTTGGTACAAGGAGATGGAGAGTTGTGGTGTTCCACCTGATCAGAAAGCTAAGAATGTGCTTTTATCATTGGCCTCAAGTCAAGATGAGCTGGAGGAAGCTAAGGAAGTTACTGGTCTCGTAGATGAGAAGACAACGAGCCTTGCTGGAGTCGATGgaactgatgatgatgatgatgatgaagacaaTTATATCACTAGTAGTGATGAGGATGAAGATGATCTGGAGGAAGCTAAGGAAGTTACTGGTCTTATAGATGAGAAGACAACCATCCTTGCTGGTGTTTACCgaactgatgatgatgatgatgaagacaaTTATATCACTAGtagtgatgaagatgaagatgaggatgaggatgaagaagaagatgatgatgttgATGGTGCAAAAGAAACTGTGTTGTATGATAAAGCACAGGAAGGGTCTTTGGCTTATGTTGGCTCGCAGACGGAAGAACTTGTGGAGTTATGA